The Enterobacter kobei genome has a segment encoding these proteins:
- a CDS encoding FliC/FljB family flagellin has product MAQVINTNSLSLITQNNINKNQSALSSSIERLSSGLRINSAKDDAAGQAIANRFTSNIKGLTQAARNANDGISLAQTTEGALSEINNNLQRVRELTVQATTGTNSDSDLSSIQDEIKSRLDEIDRVSGQTQFNGVNVLAKNGSMSIQVGANDGQTINIDLQKIDSSTLGLNGFSVSKNSLNVGDSITQIADTAAASAGTMVDVDLSGVASKLGVDASTLSLHNIKGSSEYVVQSGNDYYSVSVDNDSSTGANAGKVVLNTTDVTYGDAANGIDTNKASMSGQLIKVGTDSAGTVTGFVTVQGKNYGVAAGYLANSNDAAAATDTTSVGTATVGIELSSGTESDGTTKVTASPEFAGASTNDPLALLDKAIASVDKFRSSLGAVQNRLSSAVTNLNNTTTNLSEAQSRIQDADYATEVSNMSKAQIVQQAGNSVLSKANQVPQQVLSLLQG; this is encoded by the coding sequence ATGGCACAAGTCATTAATACCAACAGCCTCTCGCTGATCACTCAGAACAACATCAACAAGAACCAGTCTGCTCTGTCTTCTTCTATCGAGCGTCTGTCTTCTGGTCTGCGTATCAACAGCGCTAAAGATGATGCTGCGGGCCAGGCTATCGCTAACCGCTTCACGTCTAACATCAAAGGTCTGACTCAGGCTGCACGTAACGCTAACGACGGTATCTCTCTGGCGCAGACCACTGAAGGCGCGCTGTCTGAAATCAACAACAACCTGCAGCGTGTTCGTGAACTGACCGTTCAGGCGACCACCGGTACTAACTCTGATTCTGACCTGTCTTCAATCCAGGACGAAATCAAATCCCGTCTGGACGAAATCGACCGCGTATCGGGTCAGACTCAGTTCAACGGCGTGAACGTACTGGCTAAAAACGGTTCTATGTCTATCCAGGTTGGCGCGAATGATGGCCAGACCATCAACATCGACCTGCAGAAAATCGACTCTTCTACTCTGGGTCTGAACGGTTTCTCTGTTTCTAAAAACTCTCTGAATGTTGGCGATTCAATTACTCAGATTGCTGATACCGCAGCTGCTTCTGCTGGCACAATGGTTGATGTTGACCTGTCTGGTGTTGCAAGCAAACTGGGTGTTGATGCAAGCACTCTTAGCCTGCATAACATTAAAGGTAGTTCTGAGTATGTTGTTCAGTCTGGTAACGATTACTACTCAGTATCCGTTGATAATGACAGCAGCACCGGTGCTAATGCAGGTAAAGTAGTACTGAACACGACTGATGTAACCTATGGCGATGCAGCTAACGGCATCGATACTAACAAGGCAAGCATGTCTGGTCAGTTGATTAAAGTTGGTACCGATTCTGCTGGCACTGTGACTGGTTTTGTTACCGTTCAAGGCAAAAACTATGGTGTGGCCGCTGGTTATCTTGCTAACAGTAATGATGCAGCAGCTGCAACAGATACTACTTCTGTTGGTACTGCAACAGTTGGTATCGAACTGAGCTCTGGCACCGAATCTGACGGTACTACTAAAGTAACTGCATCCCCAGAATTCGCTGGCGCATCAACAAATGACCCTCTGGCTCTGCTGGACAAAGCTATCGCTTCTGTTGATAAATTCCGTTCTTCTCTGGGTGCGGTACAGAACCGTCTGAGCTCTGCGGTAACCAACCTGAACAATACCACCACCAACCTGTCTGAAGCGCAGTCCCGTATTCAGGACGCCGACTATGCGACCGAAGTGTCAAATATGTCTAAAGCGCA